One Algoriphagus sp. Y33 genomic window, TTCCACTGATTTCATTGACTGATGCAAGTACTGAAAGTTTGTTTTTGAGAGGCAAATAATCCTCCACGCTAGGTACATTCACAAAAATCTTATCCCCACTGTCATATCCCCAGTCCCGGTTTGCATTGATGTAATTTGTCTGGACAAAAGCCACTCCGGCCACAATACTGATGATCGCAAGGGTAAACTGGAAAGTCAGCAATACGCTGGTAAAGAAACTTTTGCTTCCAATCTTCTGGTTGCCTTTAAGGATGCTGATTGGCTTGAAAGAGGAAACATAGATAGCAGGATACAATCCGGAAACTAGCGTAGTAAATAGAAGCATCCCTCCCAAAAACATCCAGACATACCGATCATTAAGCAAATCAATTTTGAGGTTCTTAGAAGCGATATCGTTGAATCCCGGAAGGAAAATAAAACCTGCAAAAAGACATCCCAGCAAAATGGCAAAAAAGCAGACCATAAGGTTTTCGCTCAGAAACTGAAATACAAGCTGACTTTTCCTGCTTCCGATCACCTTTCGTACCCCTATTTCTTTCAGCCTTCTCGAAGCCATCAACACGGATATATTGATGTAGTTAAATATTGCCAAAATCAGAATAAAGAGCCCTATAGCTCCAAGAAGAATCTGCGGAGCCAATCCCAAAAAATCCCTTACTCCATTTTCAATTTCACCTATTTTATAGACTAAATCCGTGTAGGCAACTACTTCCAATTTTTGGTAAGGCTTCTCAGGATTAATCTGGTTTTGCTGCTTTTTCAGTACGGCTAAGCCGGAATTCAGTACGCTTGGATTGGTACCTTTTTCCAATTGGACAAACGTCCACAACTCTGATTCCCAAGCATCTTTAAGCGATAAATTAGCACTAGAAGATGGATGTGTCTCAATATTTACCAAAAGGTCAAAATTGAACATATCCATATCTTTCAGATCAGCCAAGACACCACCAACTTTATAGAGTTTTTCTTGCCCATTGACCACCAAAGAAAGTTCCTGGCCTATGGGATGTGTATCTCCAAAGAGCTTTTCAGATAGCCCTTTCGTTAAAATCACCTGATTTGGCTCCCTCAAAGCTCCCGGATATCCGTATTCCATCCGGTAAACAAACATGTCCATAAATGCAGGATCTACAAATAAGGAACGTCCCCTGTAGCTCTCATTATTTTGAATCAAAATGGGGAACTCCCTAGAGACTCGTGTATGCTTTTTCACGTGGCTCAGTTCCTCAGGGATAAACTCAGAAATCGGTTCTGCAACAGCTCCATACGTCACCAAGCCATTTTCACCCTCAGCAGTATAGGTCAGCTGATAGATCTCATTTTTATTCGGTTGAAGCATACCCTTGAACCAAATCTGGGCAATAAACAAGTAGGCTACCATACAACAACCGACCGCACAGGCCAGTCCAAACACAGAAATGAACGTCGTGCCTTTTTGCTTAACGAGATTCCTCCAGCCGATTTTAAAATAATTCTTTAACATAGCTCCTTGGTTAAATGACTGATAAGTGGTTTTTGTACGTCTGATATTGCCCCACCTGAAAAAACTGAACACATGGATAAGAAATCGGAACTTGGCGTACCTTAAGCCTTTTTCTTCCAGATCCAGATAGAAAAGTTCATGCGCATCTCCCTGTATCTGCTCCAATCGGTCGGGATTGCAGTAGAATTCCAGAAAGCGATCCGGCCATCTGGGAGGTAAATGTTTGGATTTAGTATCCATGGGAAAAGTCCAAAGCCAATGGAGGAAGTTGATCAAAAAGTTTATTTCTCAGATTTTTGACTTCTTCGATAGCCGATCTGCCTGTAGCCGAAAGTGTAAATA contains:
- a CDS encoding ABC transporter permease; the encoded protein is MDTKSKHLPPRWPDRFLEFYCNPDRLEQIQGDAHELFYLDLEEKGLRYAKFRFLIHVFSFFRWGNIRRTKTTYQSFNQGAMLKNYFKIGWRNLVKQKGTTFISVFGLACAVGCCMVAYLFIAQIWFKGMLQPNKNEIYQLTYTAEGENGLVTYGAVAEPISEFIPEELSHVKKHTRVSREFPILIQNNESYRGRSLFVDPAFMDMFVYRMEYGYPGALREPNQVILTKGLSEKLFGDTHPIGQELSLVVNGQEKLYKVGGVLADLKDMDMFNFDLLVNIETHPSSSANLSLKDAWESELWTFVQLEKGTNPSVLNSGLAVLKKQQNQINPEKPYQKLEVVAYTDLVYKIGEIENGVRDFLGLAPQILLGAIGLFILILAIFNYINISVLMASRRLKEIGVRKVIGSRKSQLVFQFLSENLMVCFFAILLGCLFAGFIFLPGFNDIASKNLKIDLLNDRYVWMFLGGMLLFTTLVSGLYPAIYVSSFKPISILKGNQKIGSKSFFTSVLLTFQFTLAIISIVAGVAFVQTNYINANRDWGYDSGDKIFVNVPSVEDYLPLKNKLSVLASVNEISGSQDYIGSWIREDELVYEEETYEIMLLNAEATYPDVMDLKLKEGRMFNPELISDTQESVIVNQTFLDQLGLEFPVRKKIELDSSSYTVVGVVEDFHTVFFQNGIEPMVIRASQDTTFNYLTLKMSAGTAASSIEAVKKIWHETVPKGLFTGGLQTEVFNREKKDVQGVSTIILFSAILAVILAALGLFGLVSLNMGSRIKDFCVRKVFGAAMGDLSIKVAKRYLIIWGIASVLGTGISIVLISAFLNSFFAFHAGVGVIPVGLGLLILLLVIAVTVSTQIWKIVKANPAAILKAE